Proteins co-encoded in one Listeria ivanovii subsp. ivanovii genomic window:
- a CDS encoding phosphocarrier protein HPr yields the protein MEQASFVVIDETGIHARPATLLVQAASKYSSDVQIEYTGKKVNLKSIMGVMSLGIGKGADITIYTEGSDEKEAIEGLTEVLKKEGLAE from the coding sequence ATGGAACAAGCAAGTTTTGTAGTAATCGATGAAACAGGAATTCACGCACGCCCAGCAACTCTATTGGTGCAGGCTGCAAGTAAATACAGCTCTGACGTTCAAATTGAATACACTGGCAAAAAAGTAAATCTTAAATCAATCATGGGTGTTATGTCCCTTGGTATTGGTAAAGGCGCTGACATTACTATCTACACTGAAGGTAGCGATGAAAAAGAAGCAATTGAAGGATTAACGGAAGTTCTTAAGAAAGAAGGATTGGCTGAATAA
- a CDS encoding mechanosensitive ion channel family protein codes for MNLLKQWFHSIDWDKFWNHIISVGIKIAILIVLYFVFRVVGNKIIHSFFRKYRQQQAVSAGRADTLESLITNFYGYVLFFTFAILLLQNFMDVTAIIASAGVASLAIAFGAQGLVSDVVTGFFILLERQLDVGDTITIGLVNGTVEALGLRTTQIRDFDGTLHFIPNRQIMVVSNHSRGNMRVMVDIQISPTEDPEKAMAIINEVCTKVAKENKNIVEAPVVLGVQNIDATNMVIRVVGKAVNGEQYSVQRDLLKDIREALTENKIKLPLSFVSTFGPNNN; via the coding sequence ATGAATTTACTAAAGCAGTGGTTTCATTCAATTGATTGGGACAAATTCTGGAATCATATTATTTCGGTTGGAATAAAAATTGCTATCTTAATTGTTCTTTATTTTGTCTTTCGTGTGGTGGGTAATAAAATAATTCATAGTTTCTTTCGTAAGTACCGTCAACAACAAGCCGTTTCAGCTGGGCGTGCGGATACTTTAGAAAGTTTAATTACTAATTTTTATGGTTACGTGTTATTTTTCACTTTTGCGATTTTATTATTACAGAACTTTATGGATGTCACGGCAATTATCGCCAGTGCTGGGGTTGCGAGTTTAGCGATTGCTTTCGGGGCGCAAGGGCTTGTTAGTGATGTCGTGACTGGATTTTTTATTTTGCTCGAACGCCAACTTGATGTTGGAGATACGATTACAATTGGCTTAGTCAATGGAACAGTAGAAGCACTCGGACTTAGAACAACGCAGATACGCGACTTTGACGGGACACTTCATTTTATTCCTAACAGGCAAATTATGGTTGTTAGTAACCATTCACGTGGTAATATGCGCGTAATGGTGGACATTCAAATTAGTCCAACAGAAGATCCGGAAAAAGCAATGGCGATTATCAATGAAGTTTGTACAAAAGTAGCTAAAGAAAACAAAAATATTGTCGAAGCTCCCGTTGTTCTTGGTGTACAAAACATCGATGCAACTAATATGGTTATTCGAGTAGTTGGTAAAGCGGTAAACGGCGAACAATACTCCGTTCAACGTGACTTGTTAAAAGATATCCGTGAAGCATTGACAGAGAACAAAATCAAATTACCTCTAAGCTTTGTAAGCACGTTTGGACCAAACAACAATTAA
- a CDS encoding YkuJ family protein: protein MSQLLGIIQRLHAMQEDESAETQARRFEKNGTPVCEVKFFQASNSFEVEIYGDNSKYQFDDIDMTAIEIFETLQENE from the coding sequence ATGTCTCAGTTATTGGGAATTATTCAACGTTTACATGCAATGCAAGAAGATGAGTCTGCTGAAACACAAGCAAGACGGTTTGAAAAAAACGGTACACCAGTGTGCGAAGTGAAGTTTTTTCAAGCTTCTAACTCATTTGAAGTAGAAATTTATGGCGACAATAGCAAATATCAATTTGATGATATTGATATGACAGCTATCGAAATTTTTGAAACGCTACAAGAAAACGAATAA
- a CDS encoding NAD(P)-dependent oxidoreductase, producing MKKIGFVGTGVMGVSMASHLLEAGYEVFVYTRTKSKAEGLLEKGAHWEAEPNDLAAKVDVLISMVGYPKDVETLYLGEAGFLNHLKPGSIAIDMTTSSPALAKKMAQVGSEKGIGVLDAPVSGGDIGAKNGTLAIMVGGDEAIFLKAEPIFAILGSSAILQGEAGSGQHTKMVNQIAIASNMIGVTEAIIYAEKAGLNPSRVLESISGGAAGSWSLTNLIPRVLKDDFSPGFFIKHFIKDMGIAISEAQQMGLELPGLMLAEKMYETLAERGLSEEGTQALIKYYR from the coding sequence ATGAAGAAAATAGGATTTGTAGGCACCGGTGTTATGGGTGTGAGCATGGCTTCTCACTTGCTTGAAGCAGGGTATGAGGTTTTTGTGTATACGCGAACTAAATCAAAAGCAGAAGGGCTTTTAGAGAAAGGTGCGCACTGGGAAGCGGAGCCAAATGACTTAGCGGCGAAAGTAGATGTGCTCATTTCAATGGTAGGCTATCCAAAAGATGTTGAGACACTCTATTTAGGTGAAGCGGGCTTTTTAAATCATTTGAAACCGGGATCTATAGCTATTGATATGACAACTTCTTCTCCAGCATTAGCAAAAAAAATGGCTCAAGTTGGTAGTGAAAAAGGAATCGGCGTTTTGGATGCTCCAGTTTCAGGTGGGGATATTGGTGCGAAAAATGGAACACTAGCGATTATGGTTGGTGGGGATGAAGCTATTTTTCTAAAAGCAGAACCAATTTTCGCTATTCTTGGTAGTAGTGCTATTTTACAAGGAGAAGCAGGTTCCGGACAACATACGAAAATGGTTAACCAAATTGCGATTGCATCCAATATGATTGGTGTAACAGAAGCGATTATTTATGCGGAAAAAGCCGGACTTAACCCCTCTCGTGTACTGGAATCTATTTCTGGTGGAGCGGCAGGTAGTTGGTCACTTACCAATTTGATTCCTCGCGTACTCAAAGATGATTTTTCACCAGGCTTTTTTATAAAGCATTTTATTAAAGATATGGGAATTGCTATTTCGGAAGCACAACAAATGGGACTGGAGTTACCAGGGCTTATGCTAGCTGAAAAAATGTACGAAACATTGGCTGAACGCGGGCTAAGTGAAGAAGGAACACAAGCATTAATTAAATATTATCGTTAA
- the dapD gene encoding 2,3,4,5-tetrahydropyridine-2,6-dicarboxylate N-acetyltransferase has protein sequence MKQMDAHQIISFIQNSKKATPVKVYLKGDLEKITFPVDVKTFITGNAGTIFGEWAIVEPLLEANKANIEDYVIENDRRNSAIPLLDMKNINARIEPGAVIRDQVTIGDNAVIMMGASINIGAVIGDGTMIDMNVVLGGRATVGKNCHIGAGSVLAGVVEPPSAQPVIVEDNVVIGANVVVLEGVRIGEGAVVAAGAIVTKDVAPGTVVAGIPARELKKLDAKTASKTEIMQELRQL, from the coding sequence ATGAAACAAATGGATGCACACCAAATTATTTCTTTTATTCAAAATAGCAAGAAAGCAACACCAGTCAAAGTATACCTTAAAGGTGACTTAGAAAAAATTACTTTTCCAGTGGATGTAAAAACATTTATTACTGGAAATGCGGGAACGATTTTTGGAGAATGGGCGATTGTTGAACCATTACTTGAAGCAAATAAAGCGAATATTGAAGATTACGTAATTGAAAATGATCGTCGTAATTCTGCTATTCCACTTTTAGATATGAAAAATATCAATGCTAGAATTGAACCGGGTGCTGTCATTCGCGATCAAGTAACGATTGGCGACAATGCAGTTATTATGATGGGAGCAAGCATTAATATCGGTGCTGTTATTGGTGACGGTACAATGATTGATATGAATGTAGTTCTTGGAGGCCGCGCAACAGTTGGGAAAAATTGCCATATTGGTGCTGGATCAGTACTTGCTGGTGTAGTAGAACCACCATCCGCACAACCTGTCATTGTAGAAGATAATGTTGTTATTGGTGCGAATGTGGTTGTTTTAGAAGGCGTGCGTATTGGAGAAGGTGCTGTTGTTGCCGCTGGAGCAATTGTTACAAAAGATGTAGCTCCTGGTACCGTTGTTGCTGGAATCCCAGCTCGCGAACTAAAAAAACTAGATGCAAAAACAGCGTCTAAAACAGAAATCATGCAAGAACTTCGTCAACTTTAA
- a CDS encoding YkvS family protein, translating to MHTFFFSKIVATPKFEGVITMAKAHVGDIIEFKDGLTGIVEKLNENSVIVDLTYMENFKDLGIEEKTVVNHKNYQIIHSVEEDEDEAEETEE from the coding sequence ATGCATACATTCTTTTTCAGCAAGATAGTGGCAACACCGAAATTTGAAGGAGTGATAACAATGGCAAAAGCACATGTTGGAGACATTATTGAATTTAAGGATGGCTTGACTGGAATTGTAGAAAAACTGAACGAAAATTCTGTTATAGTCGACTTAACTTATATGGAAAATTTTAAAGATTTAGGCATTGAGGAAAAAACAGTTGTTAATCACAAAAATTATCAAATTATTCATTCTGTGGAAGAAGATGAGGATGAAGCAGAAGAAACCGAAGAATAA
- a CDS encoding LysR family transcriptional regulator — protein MIVTEYELLVCLAEELNMRKSAEKLFLSQPALSQRLQTIESRWNTKIFIRTQKGLLLTPEGEAIVRHASSVIEREHTIQEKLEAMEGVVRGTLRIACASVVAQMWLPRVLKTFTSAYPNVQISLVTGWSSEVTQQLAAGNVHIGIVRGNSTWKSVQKPLFNDKLILVDTEITKIEEVFQTNRPFVQFRSDSNYYQVIQDYWQRNFGKMPRQAMLMDQMETSRQMALNGIGFAILPEVTMLGYPDKINKIPLTEKDGSILSRETNLLTYEQSLGLPQVNAFLEIIDKFLEQVK, from the coding sequence ATGATTGTAACGGAATATGAATTACTTGTCTGTTTAGCGGAAGAACTCAATATGCGTAAAAGTGCAGAAAAACTTTTTTTAAGTCAACCAGCTTTATCGCAGCGTTTGCAAACAATTGAAAGTAGATGGAATACAAAGATTTTCATTCGTACACAAAAAGGTCTACTACTTACACCAGAAGGAGAAGCGATTGTCCGTCATGCTTCAAGTGTTATTGAGCGAGAACATACCATTCAAGAAAAACTAGAAGCAATGGAAGGTGTCGTGCGTGGGACCTTGCGAATTGCTTGTGCTAGTGTTGTGGCTCAAATGTGGCTTCCTCGTGTCTTAAAAACATTCACTAGCGCATATCCAAATGTCCAAATTTCGCTTGTAACAGGTTGGAGCAGCGAAGTGACGCAGCAACTTGCAGCTGGAAATGTGCATATTGGCATCGTTCGCGGAAATTCTACTTGGAAAAGTGTCCAAAAGCCACTTTTTAATGATAAATTAATTTTAGTAGATACAGAAATCACGAAAATTGAAGAGGTTTTCCAGACGAACAGACCTTTTGTACAGTTTCGAAGTGATTCTAACTACTATCAGGTAATTCAAGACTACTGGCAACGAAATTTCGGAAAAATGCCACGTCAGGCGATGTTAATGGATCAAATGGAAACATCGCGTCAAATGGCTCTTAATGGGATTGGCTTTGCTATTTTACCAGAAGTAACAATGTTAGGTTATCCCGACAAAATCAATAAAATACCACTTACAGAAAAAGACGGTTCCATTCTTAGCCGAGAAACTAATTTATTGACGTATGAACAATCGCTTGGCTTACCACAAGTAAATGCATTTTTAGAAATAATAGATAAATTCCTTGAACAAGTGAAATAG
- a CDS encoding YdcF family protein gives MVIYFLAGFFLLLFIVLSIIDRRRISNGIFLTIALFFLLLSMVYAIFSKGNELLVSIMGTVLLLLLLLIPFFVIGLGAMLIVNGRLMLKREGRKLANMLPLFIGLGIIALIVIWFGNILQANSPVLGILIVFIMTVVGYFSFLFLSFLLSTLIYQYSFPRYNQDFLIVLGSGLIGGNRVPPLLASRLDRAISFYQKQLMKKGKRATFIVSGGQGANETISEAEAMRGYLISKGIDETFIIMENKSINTLQNMQFSKKKMDAIMSEYNSLFSTNNFHLFRASLYVKKAGLKSQGIGAKTALYYIPNALIREFIAIVVMYKKVHIFLVGLISIFFAVLSIIGLSFR, from the coding sequence GTGGTTATCTATTTTTTAGCGGGATTCTTTTTACTTCTCTTTATCGTTTTATCTATAATTGATAGGCGAAGAATTAGCAATGGGATTTTTTTAACAATCGCTTTATTTTTCTTATTACTTTCGATGGTGTATGCTATTTTTTCCAAAGGGAATGAATTACTTGTTTCGATAATGGGAACAGTACTACTTTTATTATTACTTCTTATTCCATTCTTTGTTATCGGGTTGGGGGCGATGCTCATTGTTAACGGACGATTAATGCTTAAACGAGAAGGGCGCAAATTAGCTAATATGTTACCTTTATTTATTGGTTTAGGTATTATTGCGCTTATTGTTATTTGGTTTGGCAATATTTTACAAGCAAATAGTCCGGTGCTTGGAATTTTGATTGTATTTATTATGACAGTGGTAGGTTATTTTTCTTTTTTATTTCTATCCTTTCTGTTATCGACTTTAATCTATCAATACAGTTTTCCGAGGTATAATCAAGATTTTCTAATTGTGCTTGGTAGTGGGTTAATAGGAGGAAATAGAGTGCCGCCACTTCTTGCAAGTCGGCTTGACCGAGCAATTTCGTTTTATCAAAAACAACTCATGAAAAAAGGAAAGCGGGCTACTTTTATTGTTTCAGGTGGACAAGGTGCGAACGAAACCATTTCAGAAGCAGAAGCGATGCGTGGTTATTTGATTAGTAAAGGGATTGACGAAACCTTTATTATTATGGAAAATAAGTCGATTAACACCCTTCAAAATATGCAATTTTCGAAAAAGAAAATGGATGCGATTATGTCTGAGTATAATAGCTTGTTTTCAACAAATAATTTTCATTTATTCCGAGCAAGTTTGTACGTTAAAAAAGCAGGTTTGAAGAGTCAAGGGATAGGTGCAAAAACAGCATTATATTATATACCCAATGCGCTTATAAGAGAGTTTATTGCGATTGTCGTTATGTATAAAAAAGTACATATTTTTTTAGTTGGATTAATTAGTATCTTTTTTGCGGTTTTATCTATTATTGGACTTAGCTTTAGGTAG
- the cbpB gene encoding cyclic-di-AMP-binding protein CbpB: MISNRFGQFIDNELADSMISAEKVAHVQLGNNLEHALLVLTKCGYSVIPVLDFEFKLHGLISAAMITDAILGLERIEFERLEELKVEDVMQTDFPVIKDFLNNERIVHLLVDHPFVCVIDNEFHFEGIVTRRVVLKQVNRYIHLQVEENR, translated from the coding sequence ATGATCTCTAATAGATTTGGACAGTTTATTGATAACGAATTAGCTGATTCGATGATTTCTGCTGAAAAAGTAGCCCACGTACAGCTTGGTAATAATTTAGAACATGCATTGCTTGTTTTAACGAAATGTGGTTATTCGGTTATTCCAGTACTAGACTTTGAGTTTAAACTTCACGGATTAATAAGTGCCGCAATGATAACAGATGCAATACTAGGGCTCGAGCGCATTGAATTTGAGCGTTTGGAAGAGCTGAAAGTAGAAGATGTTATGCAAACTGATTTTCCAGTGATTAAAGATTTCCTAAATAACGAAAGAATTGTTCACTTACTTGTTGATCATCCTTTTGTTTGTGTTATCGATAATGAGTTCCATTTTGAAGGGATTGTGACAAGACGGGTTGTCTTGAAGCAAGTCAATCGTTATATTCATTTACAGGTGGAGGAAAATAGATGA
- the ptsP gene encoding phosphoenolpyruvate--protein phosphotransferase has translation MVKELKGIAASDGIAIAKAYLLVEPDLSYEKTEVTDVESEVKRFESALEVSKTELSAIREKAAKDLGEDKAQIFDAHLLVLNDPELTGPIEESIKTAKTNAETALQETTDMFIGMFESMDNEYMRERAADIKDVRKRVLSHLLGVTIPNPTLIDEEVVVVAADLTPSDTAQLNRNFVKGFVTDIGGRTSHSAIMARSLEIPAVVGTKEVTASVAKNDLVIIDGLEGNVIIHPTEEQIAHYKKIKADFTLQQAEWDKLKNEKTVSKDGVHVELAANIGTPTDLDGVISNGGEAVGLYRTEFLYMGRDNFPTEEEQFEAYKAVVSGMDGKSVVVRTLDIGGDKTLPYLELPEEMNPFLGFRAIRLCFANEELFRTQLRALLRASVYGNLKIMFPMIATVNEFRQARDILLDEKAKLKAAGTEVSDSIELGIMIEIPAAAVLADQFAKEVDFFSIGTNDLIQYTMAADRMNERVSYLYQPYNPSILRLVKMVIDASHKEGKWTGMCGEMAGDQTAVPLLLGLGLDEFSMSASSILKSRSLIKRLDQSEMVKLAEEALNKSTAEEVVELVEKYTAE, from the coding sequence ATGGTTAAAGAGTTGAAAGGTATCGCAGCATCTGATGGGATTGCCATTGCGAAAGCTTATCTGCTCGTTGAACCTGATCTTTCCTATGAAAAAACAGAAGTTACGGATGTTGAAAGTGAAGTAAAACGTTTTGAAAGCGCGTTAGAAGTTTCTAAAACAGAACTTTCGGCGATTCGTGAAAAGGCAGCTAAAGATTTAGGCGAAGATAAGGCACAGATTTTTGATGCGCATCTTCTAGTTTTAAATGATCCTGAATTAACAGGCCCAATTGAAGAAAGCATTAAAACTGCTAAGACGAATGCAGAAACAGCTTTACAAGAAACGACAGACATGTTTATTGGTATGTTTGAATCTATGGACAACGAATATATGCGCGAGCGTGCAGCGGATATTAAAGATGTACGCAAACGTGTTCTTTCACACTTATTAGGTGTAACTATTCCAAATCCTACTTTAATTGATGAGGAAGTAGTTGTTGTTGCAGCAGATTTAACGCCTTCTGATACCGCACAACTTAACCGTAACTTTGTTAAAGGTTTTGTAACGGATATCGGTGGTCGTACTTCTCACTCCGCTATTATGGCACGTTCGCTTGAAATTCCAGCAGTTGTAGGAACAAAAGAAGTTACTGCTAGTGTAGCGAAGAATGATCTTGTTATTATTGATGGTTTGGAAGGTAATGTTATCATCCATCCAACAGAAGAACAAATCGCTCATTATAAAAAAATCAAAGCCGATTTTACTTTACAACAAGCAGAATGGGATAAACTTAAAAATGAAAAAACAGTTTCTAAAGATGGAGTTCACGTTGAGCTTGCAGCAAATATTGGAACGCCAACTGATTTAGATGGTGTTATTTCTAACGGTGGGGAAGCAGTAGGCCTTTATCGTACAGAGTTCTTGTACATGGGTCGCGATAATTTCCCAACAGAAGAAGAGCAATTTGAAGCGTATAAAGCAGTAGTTTCTGGAATGGACGGAAAATCTGTGGTTGTTCGTACTTTAGATATCGGTGGCGATAAAACGTTACCATACTTAGAGCTTCCAGAAGAAATGAACCCATTCTTAGGCTTCCGTGCTATTCGTCTTTGCTTTGCGAATGAAGAGTTATTCCGTACACAACTTCGCGCGTTACTTCGTGCAAGCGTATACGGTAACTTAAAAATCATGTTCCCGATGATTGCAACTGTAAATGAATTCCGTCAAGCACGTGATATTTTACTAGACGAAAAAGCAAAACTAAAAGCTGCTGGGACAGAAGTTTCTGATTCCATCGAACTTGGAATTATGATTGAAATTCCGGCTGCTGCGGTTCTTGCTGATCAATTTGCAAAAGAAGTTGATTTCTTCTCTATCGGAACGAACGATTTAATTCAGTATACAATGGCTGCTGACCGTATGAATGAACGTGTTTCTTATCTTTACCAACCGTACAATCCTTCCATCCTTCGTTTAGTGAAGATGGTCATTGATGCATCTCATAAAGAGGGCAAATGGACTGGTATGTGTGGAGAAATGGCTGGAGATCAAACGGCTGTACCACTTCTTCTAGGTTTAGGCTTAGATGAGTTTTCGATGAGTGCTTCAAGCATTCTGAAATCTCGTTCGCTAATCAAGCGTTTAGATCAATCTGAAATGGTGAAATTAGCAGAAGAAGCATTAAACAAATCTACAGCAGAAGAAGTTGTAGAATTAGTTGAAAAATATACTGCAGAGTAA
- a CDS encoding aminotransferase class I/II-fold pyridoxal phosphate-dependent enzyme, whose translation MTKSIRPELHDIQVSGIRAFNTRVTGIPDMIRLTLGEPDFPTPEHVKQAAIQAIQDNFTNYTPNAGMPELLEAASTYFQEKYNLEYNTNEIIVTVGATEAISVALQTILEPGDEVILPDPIYPGYEPLITLNKAHPIRIDTTETNFKLTPTQLRKHITPKTKALIIPYPSNPTGVSLTKEELVDLANVLREAGIFVIADEIYSELIYHEEHASIAPMLREQTIVINGLSKSHAMIGWRIGFLLAPEIITKQMLKIHQYSVTCASSISQKAALEAITNGKDDAFQMRTEYKTRANFTQDRLEKMGFTVVPPDGAFYFFVKLPDEITENSFDWAVKLAEEAKVAVVPGNAFSEKGDRFFRLSYATSFNKLAEALDRMAAFLSK comes from the coding sequence ATGACAAAATCGATACGACCTGAATTACACGATATTCAAGTAAGTGGTATCAGAGCTTTCAATACAAGAGTCACTGGTATTCCAGATATGATTCGTTTGACACTTGGTGAACCTGATTTTCCAACACCAGAACATGTCAAACAAGCCGCCATTCAAGCAATTCAGGATAATTTCACCAACTATACTCCTAATGCCGGTATGCCAGAACTGTTAGAGGCAGCTTCTACTTACTTTCAAGAAAAATATAACTTAGAATACAACACAAATGAAATTATCGTCACAGTGGGGGCTACAGAAGCTATCTCGGTTGCACTGCAAACCATTCTTGAGCCAGGTGATGAAGTTATTTTACCTGATCCGATTTATCCTGGCTATGAACCACTTATTACTTTAAACAAAGCACATCCGATAAGAATAGACACAACAGAAACTAATTTCAAATTAACCCCTACGCAATTACGGAAACACATTACACCTAAAACAAAAGCGCTTATTATTCCTTACCCTTCCAATCCAACTGGTGTTAGTTTAACAAAAGAAGAACTGGTGGATTTAGCAAATGTTTTAAGAGAAGCTGGTATTTTTGTTATTGCTGATGAAATCTATAGCGAATTAATCTATCACGAAGAACATGCTAGTATCGCTCCTATGCTTCGAGAACAAACAATCGTGATTAACGGCCTATCCAAATCCCACGCGATGATTGGCTGGCGAATTGGTTTTCTGCTTGCACCTGAAATAATCACCAAACAAATGTTGAAAATCCATCAATATTCCGTTACTTGCGCGAGCTCTATTTCTCAAAAAGCAGCTTTAGAAGCCATCACAAATGGCAAGGATGATGCTTTTCAAATGCGTACCGAATATAAAACTAGAGCAAACTTCACACAAGATCGTTTAGAAAAAATGGGATTCACGGTTGTTCCACCTGATGGCGCTTTTTATTTCTTCGTAAAACTGCCAGATGAGATTACCGAAAATTCTTTTGACTGGGCTGTCAAGCTTGCAGAAGAAGCAAAAGTTGCAGTAGTTCCAGGCAATGCTTTTTCAGAAAAAGGCGACCGTTTTTTCCGACTTTCTTATGCCACTTCTTTTAATAAACTAGCAGAAGCACTAGACCGAATGGCTGCTTTCTTAAGCAAATAA
- a CDS encoding N-acetyldiaminopimelate deacetylase, which yields MDLNQFISIRRELHQIPETGYKEWKTQAYLLDYINKLPSRYLEVKKWRTGLLVRVSGTSPTKTIGYRTDIDALPITEETGLAFESKHAGNMHACGHDLHMSIALGVLTHFASKPAKDNLLFVFQPAEEGPGGAKPIMESAEFAEWRPDSIYGLHIAPEYKVGQIAIKPGLLFANTSELFISFKGKGGHAAYPHLANDMVVAASAFVGQMQTIISRNIDPMDSAVITIGRIHGGEIQNVIAETAFLDGTIRTLSPETMEIVWTRLKQLAKGWEEAYQCEVTFHAGSDYYQVDNDPAETAAFIDFLKESYPKSYVPAKSAMTGEDFGYFLSGIKGFMFWLGVDSEYSLHHAKLNPKEEAIPFAIEVLIHFLESK from the coding sequence GTGGACTTAAATCAATTTATTTCGATTCGCCGCGAGTTGCATCAAATTCCAGAAACAGGTTACAAAGAATGGAAAACACAAGCTTACTTACTTGATTATATAAATAAATTACCAAGCAGGTATTTGGAAGTGAAGAAATGGCGCACTGGTCTGTTAGTTCGAGTAAGCGGAACGAGTCCAACGAAAACAATTGGTTACCGTACGGATATTGATGCTTTGCCAATTACGGAAGAAACTGGTTTAGCTTTTGAGTCAAAGCATGCAGGAAATATGCATGCTTGTGGACATGATTTACATATGAGTATTGCACTTGGCGTATTAACTCATTTTGCTAGTAAGCCAGCAAAAGATAATTTATTATTTGTGTTTCAACCAGCAGAAGAAGGACCTGGAGGAGCTAAGCCAATTATGGAAAGTGCTGAGTTTGCTGAATGGCGTCCAGATTCGATTTACGGGTTGCATATTGCACCGGAATACAAAGTTGGCCAAATCGCCATTAAACCAGGGCTATTATTCGCCAATACATCTGAACTATTCATTTCTTTTAAAGGAAAAGGTGGTCACGCAGCATATCCGCATTTAGCTAATGATATGGTAGTGGCAGCAAGTGCTTTTGTAGGTCAAATGCAAACGATTATTAGCCGAAATATCGACCCAATGGATAGTGCTGTCATTACCATTGGTAGGATTCATGGCGGTGAAATTCAAAATGTTATCGCAGAAACAGCTTTTTTAGATGGAACAATCCGAACACTTTCACCTGAAACAATGGAAATCGTTTGGACTCGATTAAAACAATTAGCGAAAGGCTGGGAAGAAGCTTATCAATGCGAAGTGACTTTTCATGCAGGTTCTGATTACTATCAAGTGGATAACGATCCAGCAGAAACAGCAGCGTTTATTGACTTTTTAAAAGAAAGCTATCCAAAGAGTTATGTACCGGCAAAGTCAGCGATGACAGGAGAAGATTTCGGTTACTTTTTATCAGGAATTAAAGGCTTTATGTTTTGGCTTGGTGTTGACTCAGAGTACAGCCTACATCATGCAAAATTAAATCCAAAAGAAGAGGCCATTCCATTTGCGATTGAAGTATTAATCCACTTTTTAGAAAGTAAGTAA